The Neovison vison isolate M4711 chromosome 10, ASM_NN_V1, whole genome shotgun sequence genome has a segment encoding these proteins:
- the LOC122918599 gene encoding transmembrane epididymal protein 1-like, translated as MGGFEGHLYPGLSLFFYGLYHARLVSRALICNYPVQYLPSYPWSKGRWARLQQVCYVGLVKILSAFILAAQELHNIQGQLVLISKIYHQRNFLYRKQWQHFTLYMAFFLSGCVDVVSQNLLPQRCAALEQGAQALGMFLFLPLMVSHMQDSEGVELQSHVLLTQAILLLALVVIAELWAPDMLQLWVMKAFFYMLTGSWLIQIGFMLYKPISGYKWMDDDENDIIFVTTFFCWHVAFIAMLMIWVYGFSVVWYCYIC; from the coding sequence ATGGGAGGCTttgagggccatctgtacccaggACTGTCTCTCTTCTTCTATGGACTTTATCATGCACGACTAGTCTCCAGGGCCTTAATATGCAACTACCCTGTCCAGTATCTGCCAAGCTATCCCTGGAGCAAAGGACGATGGGCAAGACTGCAGCAAGTATGCTATGTTGGGCTGGTGAAGATATTAAGTGCCTTCATTTTAGCAGCCCAAGAGCTGCATAACATACAGGGACAGTTAGTGCTTATCAGCAAGATATATCATCAGAGAAACTTTCTGTACCGCAAACAGTGGCAACATTTCACTCTCTATATGGCCTTCTTTCTGAGCGGGTGTGTGGATGTGGTGAGCCAGAACCTGCTGCCCCAGCGGTGTGCTGCTCTGGAGCAGGGCGCCCAAGCCCTGGGcatgtttctctttctgcctctgatgGTGTCTCACATGCAGGACTCCGAAGGTGTGGAGCTGCAGTCCCACGTCCTGCTCACGCAGGCCATACTCCTGCTGGCGCTGGTGGTGATCGCAGAGCTGTGGGCTCCCGATATGCTGCAGCTTTGGGTGATGAAGGCCTTTTTTTATATGTTGACAGGCTCTTGGCTGATTCAGATCGGTTTTATGCTGTACAAACCAATTTCTGGCTATAAATGGATGGACGATGATGAAAATGACATTATATTTGTCACCACCTTCTTCTGCTGGCATGTGGCTTTCATTGCCATGTTGATGATCTGGGTCTACGGCTTCTCCGTGGTGTGGTATTGTTACATTTGTTGA